GCCCGAACAACCATCCGGGTGTTGGGCGGGATAGCCGGGTGAAGAGGGACATCTCTGCTCGGTGGCCCAAACATCAGACACACACACCAGCGCATGAGCCGGCACACGCCTGTACAGCCGGACAAGCTCCACGCACGACGACCGCCTTTACCCAGTGGCCCAAACATGAGGCGCCCCCACACAAGTGCACGAACGGCACAGGCAGGGCAAAGGGCAACACCCGGTAGATGAGGCGGCCCTGTGCGCGCCCCAAGGCCATGCGTCATGGACCCCTGAGACTGCTGGTTCGGTGAGGAGCATCTGGGCCCGATCAGACAGCGGGGAGGGCACCAAACAGGCAACGGGGCTAGACGCGCACGGATCGGACAGCACATAGCGCGTGTGGAATAATCGGAAAAGTTAACTGGTTATTGTTGCAGAATGGAGATGCTCTTAGTCTAAAAATTCTGGCTGGACAAAGATTGACAGCTTCGCCTATTGTAGCTTGTCCATTTCCAGTTTGCCAGTCCCATGATATGATATTTCCAATTTATTATTCTAGTGAGATGCCTTGAGAGATTCTAGTTCACATTTTCCCTGGTACTATTCTTCTCATCCAATTGAAACTTTATCAGTTAAATAGTTTCTTGTTTAAATGTCCTCATCAGGGTGTTGAGGTAGTCTGTCCAGATAGAGCTTCCATGGAGCACGAGGTGTTACCAGCTACTTATTAGTGCTTTTAGGAAAGGGGACATGGAGGGCACGAGAAATCTATTGTGAATATAACTCCAGCTTCTACTTGTGGGCTGCCAATGCAATAATCCTTGCATCTTTTTTGAAAAACAGGGAGACACTTTCCGGCTACATATAAAATGAAACCACATGCAATATCCAGGCTACGAGCTAGGAAAGACCAGAGCAAAATCTAAGTTTTAACTGACAAAAAGTCGGCAACACTAAGAGAAGGAAAACCAGTCCCAATTTATTACAATTCAGGCCCATCACATGAGAGAAAGAGCTTCACAGAGCCTGGATAGCTTTGGTCGCTTGGCTGATGATGGAGACCAGGAGATGTCTAGGGGCGATGCAAGGCTCAGAGTAACTTGTTTTGCAGGCGGCCAGCCGACTCCCTTGGGGGATCTGTAGAACTGTTGCCGGGGATCTTCAATATGGAGCTTGTCCAAAGAATGTTCCAGCATCAGTGGGGGTAGCTCAGCGATCTTTAGCCCCACTTAGAATCAGGAGAGGTTccctcatgtagtttgagagggagTTGCAAACAGCCTCCAATTCCAGCTTTGTATGATCCTTCAACAGAATCATCCAATGCCTGATAGTTTTCAAGATATTCCACCCACCTACTTGATTGTAGACCAAAtgatgttactgaaaatcatactaTTTCTAAATTTCCATAAACACCACATAGTGGCAATACAAACAGTATTGATGGCAGAATTCTTATTATTAGAAACCCAAAATCTAGCTACAAATTCATAATTTACCTAAAGGTCTCTTAAAAAGGTCACTAATCATAGACCAAACTGCTTTGGCAACTATGCAGGCATGAAACAAATGATGAACAGATTCATCCTCTGTGCAGAAAACAGTCCAGAATGATATGCCTCTTCCTAAGATTATCTCTAGCCATACGTTTATTATGGGAGAGCAACCATAGGAAGATATGAATTTTAGGAGGCACAACTAATTTCCAGATAGCAGGGAGATAAACATGCTGCACACCTCTAAAGTTGATTACATGATAAAGAGAGCTAGTACTATATTGACCTTTGTTTTCTAATTGCGAAACTAAAGAATCAGTGTCATCCTGGAAAGATATACTACTAGCTATATCAACAAGTTGAAACAATTGCTCCATCATACAATCATTAAAGATCCTTCCAAATGTAAAACTTCAACTGATTACCATCCCGagcatgctttacagtttagaggGCTCATTACATATAGTGTAAAGATCCCAACACTGAACAACTAAAGGGGAAGtaccaaaccaagtatcttcccaaaaTCTAACTTTAGCCCCATCTCAATCTGCCATCTATATCCAAATTTAATGGATTTAATGACAGTTAAGACCCCCTTCCAGAATCTGGAGACATTTAGGCTAGAGCTAATGAAAATATTAGGATGATTTTGTTGGTATCTTGCTTGATGACCACCCGCAGCTCAAGAAACGTGTCGACCCGCGGCTCAAGAAATGCATCGACCTGCTGGATGCTTTGGTCAGGACGACCCTTAAGTGCGCAAGCACAATCAGATCATGATATGCTCAAGAGGCCTGCTCCGTTCGCAAATTTGGATTTTGTCCTTTTATTTTCCTTGTCTGTGGCATGGCTGCTCTTGAGAAAATTCGAGGAAGAATCTAGAAATCAAAATAGCTGATGTGATGTTTTGGTGGATCAGGTTGTAGATAGAGGAAATGATGACATCGTGGAATCTAAACCGCATAGAAGCAGCACCCTAGCTTTTCGTTTTCTAGATAACGAGTTAAGAAGTGAATATCAGTAGTATATCACAACGTTCAGGTTTTGCATCCTCATTAGAAATGGTGCAGTTCCTCCAATATCTGGTGAAACACCATCCTACCGCTGCACCATTTCAATTCAAACTTGCGAAGTATTCATCCATTCCAGAGAAGCTTCAATTCATATTTCATTGCTATTTGGATCCCAGAGCATGTAACACCGGTATCGTCAGTGATGATGCTACCATTTGACCTGGTATACTAGTTATGTGGGCCTGCTACTGGTCTTCCATAGAATCTTATTATTGTTGTGGAGGTGCTTGGAGGGAATGAATATATGTTTCTGTACACATGTTGGATTGTAAAAAGGTGTGCATGATGAGTGAGCAAATGGTTCAGCCTGTTTGCTGGCCCTGCACCAATCAAGAGACaaaaagaacacacacacacacacacacacacacacacacacacacacacacacacacacacacacacaggtcgGCTTTGCTCAGGGTAAGCAAGTCACCACTAGTATAGCCAAGCGGCCAAAGACCAGCTAACCAAAACATGTGCAGGCAAGCACCAAGCAGTAGAGAATACCATGATATATATTCTGATGCTTGGTGACCCTCCTTCCTCTCGCTCTCTCGCCCCCACACACTTGAGAAGATGTGCTCACATACACGCACACGGCACACCGTCCATGATGTTTTAGATATAGACATGTTTTACACCGTGCAGCTTTGACCATTAAGTTACATATATAAACATGTTAGCGAAAAACTAATTAACTATTCATAGTATGTTAACTCATGGAGGAAAGATTGCGACTAATAATTTTCCATTTGTAAACTTACGTACCAAGCtactccctccgtatcaaaatataagacggttTTGTCACAAAACGTTTTTTATTTTGATACAAGGGAATATATATTG
The Triticum dicoccoides isolate Atlit2015 ecotype Zavitan chromosome 3A, WEW_v2.0, whole genome shotgun sequence genome window above contains:
- the LOC119272281 gene encoding LOW QUALITY PROTEIN: uncharacterized protein LOC119272281 (The sequence of the model RefSeq protein was modified relative to this genomic sequence to represent the inferred CDS: deleted 1 base in 1 codon; substituted 2 bases at 2 genomic stop codons) — its product is MSRHTPNGDALSLKILAGQRLTASPIVACPFPGVEVVCPDRASMEHEVLPALISAFRKGDMEGTRNLLXIXLQLLLDDFVGILLDDHPQLKKRVDPRLKKCIDLLDALVRTTLKCASTIRS